Proteins encoded by one window of Lathyrus oleraceus cultivar Zhongwan6 chromosome 1, CAAS_Psat_ZW6_1.0, whole genome shotgun sequence:
- the LOC127073241 gene encoding uncharacterized protein LOC127073241: MSNKSPVFPLSDPQHFSDYGFDPQINYFQVLEEAMKHKRESSRSIDSIHFKLQKPISKEESRNKNHKSKKKRWWKNALFFFKWKWTHHHHHHRDDRYDDGENSDIHQARAKAFRATISGPVYLTESRSGSTTPYRSCSRPSSGPLAGSLMPAAIGAVDIPYLSLRELTMEQQQLQQQRMSTSAMPIYLVT, encoded by the exons ATGTCCAACAAGTCCCCAGTTTTTCCCTTATCAGACCCTCAACACTTCAGTGACTATGGTTTCGACCCTCAAATCAACTATTTTCAG GTATTAGAAGAAGCCATGAAGCACAAACGAGAATCTTCAAGATCCATAGACTCAATACACTTCAAGCTACAAAAACCCATTTCAAAAGAAGAATCGAGAAACAAGAATCACAAGTCAAAGAAGAAACGGTGGTGGAAAAACGCTCTTTTCTTCTTCAAATGGAAATGGacccaccaccaccaccaccaccgtGATGATCGTTACGACGACGGCGAAAACAGTGACATTCATCAAGCCCGGGCTAAGGCCTTCCGGGCCACTATTTCCGGGCCTGTTTACTTAACAGAGAGTAGAAGTGGATCGACTACACCATACAGGAGTTGTAGTAGGCCTTCCTCCGGTCCACTCGCCGGGAGCTTGATGCCGGCGGCGATTGGTGCGGTGGATATACCTTACTTGAGTTTAAGAGAGCTTACAATGGAACAGCAACAGCTGCAGCAACAGAGGATGTCTACCTCGGCTATGCCTATATACTTGGTTActtga